gacggagggagtataaagtataatacgaaattggtaaaatgagataaatgtTGAGAAAAAACAGcattgttaataaaaaaaattggattattttctataaattaccaaaattagaatgtagctaatatttatggatgacttaaatcaaaatataaggagctaaatcaaaaaaataagagtatGAAAGATAAATGTAGCTAATATTTACGAAAAGTATGAAAGATAAAGAGGTAGTAAAGTAAttgatagaataaaataagagtgattgaatgttttttttgataaaaaataaaatgtcttAACTTAATTAgaacatttaaaaaaagaataatactGGCCTCGTCCCACGATAATCGTCactctttttcattttggttcgtccacaataattgttatacctcatttttaccataaatggtaaacaggtctcacattccactaatcacttcactcacattttattataaaaccaatatagaAAAGTGGGttttacattccactaacttttccaaccaacttttatttacattttttaaaactcgtacccataataaaagtgacaattattatAGGACGGGAGGAGTATTACTTAACTTAATTGGAAAAGAGGAAGTAATTCATGTCTCAACTTAGTTAGCAAGCACAATTTCATAGGATGGGGATCCTCTATCGTGCATTTCAGCACAACCACCTCTGCTGCTCTAcacaaagaaataaaataaataaagaaattaaataaaatatattaaataaaaatatattattttaatagtttatATGGAGCAGCAGAGGCTCCCCAATTTCATAATACAGATAGTAATGACTAAATGAGTTGGTGATTCGCTCTCTATTAGCAATCACGTCATCTAATTCTAACATTAGAGGTTGTCAgctgttaaaattctaatatgagaagctaggatcatcaccagGCCGATGTGGGataagatattagaattttaacacgccccctcacgtgtgggccggaatgacacatcggacttccatcacgtgggtaggcaagagaagagataaagagataaaccatcatcgacttgggccctgctctgataccatattagaaatgagtcactcaccccttaaaaggcctcataagggagagggttatccacacttatatagagaagctaggatcatcaccaagccgatgtgggacaagatattagagcatccgcaacgctgcCTCGTTGCGGACTCgatctcgtctcgacgagacgagacgagACGGCATCGAGACAGGCGTTGCGGCtccgtctcgtctcgacgagacgagatgtCTCGACGCCCGACGCGCGTCGGCGAGGCAAGTCTCGAGGTCGCGAGACACGCGCCCggcgccacgtggcgcgcgcgggctgggcgtgacgcccactcgccgacccgcgagtgggcgtcggatttatgacgtcataattcaatttttttaaaaaaaaatcagattttcaaaaaaaaaaaattaaaataaaaaacggtAATATTACCGTTGAAcggtaatattttaatttttaatttttttttttttatatattctatatatactcttctccattctccatattacacacaaacacacatttatcctctcatctctctttctttcctctccaatcacttctataaaatcattcctttattttttcttactcccaaatttaatcaattatggatccatttgagcaaatgcgtcgaataatggaagaatcgctagaagcagatcgacgtagggaggaggaagccgccgcgccTCCCCAGGCAACGCCGGACATACATCCACCCAAATAGcaggaggaagccgccgcaaggTTGGAACGTGATTACTTCAGTCCGAACCCGGTGTGGGGAGATATCTACTTCCGTCGCCGTTTCCGTATGTCACGCCCGCTCTTTTTGCATATCGCGAATACATTGACGGGACGGGAAGAGTTCTTTGAGAGAAGGGTTCGACGCTATTTGTTGGCCGTCCTAGCCACACGACGCTCCAGAAATGTACTTGCGGCGATCCGTCAATGCTTGCTACTGGACAAACGGCGGATGCGTTCGACGAATACTTGCACGTCGGAGAATCCACTAGGCGActttgtttgtattttttttatttgagtttaagtgtgcaatttgtaatttctagttttttaattatgtcttttttatttttttatgtattttaaattgtaattttattttatttataatgaagtgtgttttttattaattgaatttgttggaattaaaaataaaaaatgaaattgaatgaatagttaagagatggttaagagatggttaagagatggagggttgcaggtgctgtctcttagttaagagatgagctgaaaagtataGTGGGGCCCataaatagtgaagagatgagacggttaagagacggataagagatagcgttgcggatggccttagaattttaacatcAGCCGTCGGATTTATTAGGGTTTGGCAGTGGGGTCGCATGGGATTGAGCTAATCTGACGGCTTAATTATCCTTTGAAAGAGAGTTTAAACGTTTCGATTTGAGGAAATGAGATCTCTTAATATCTCATGCGATATTAAAACCATTTCCTGAACTTGCATCTCAACTCAAGATTAGGCCAGATTTTCGCAAAAATTACCATGCACTGCCACTGCCAATTTATTGGTAAGCGATAAATGAGAAATTGAGTTAAATAGAGATTAATTGGTGTTGAGTTGGATACACTTTTGCCAAACCTGATTCAAAGGCTATTATCAattgatttgattattctAACTAAGTGGGAGAGGTGGTTGGTGTTTTgggttatttaataatttatgtctCCAActataaactatttatttatattgtttttggaTCCtgtcttaaaaaaattacattctTAGTCCctcttttaataatttgatttgtattATTGTGCAAGTTAGGAGATGTATGAGGCTGTGGCGGATCCAAGGGACGGGAGGGCGAGATTCGCTATCATGGACCCAGACGTGAACTTTTCATTGCCACCCTCTCCGATAGCTTCCAGTGTCTCCCCTCCCCCCTCCCCCCTCCGTTAGCTTctgataaattttattccattCCTCCCAATTAGGATCCGATAAGGCAAGGAATATGATTATGTGGTATATAAGCGTATGGTACTGTTATCTATACTAAAGATCTGTTTTATAGAAAAGAGAGGAGTTTGATATAAAAGAATTATCTAGGTTACATAGTTACTCCTATTTGGtagcttaattaaatttgttaatttaataaagtacACAAGTTGGTGAAGATGGAGTTATTaatttcaaaccctaattatgcCTCTCATCCTCTAATTCTATGAATCCTAACAAAATACTCTTGAATAACAAATTGACTAGAcaattctctttcttctttctttagGGGAACACTAACTATCCTATATTAAAGTCTGGCTTATAAAGCAGTTGATAAAAAGCAAGAGAATTTGCTTCCACTTTAAttcaaacttttaaaatatgtgtacaTATACTAAACTTGAACAATGGTTTTATGAATTCAATATAAGCTTATAGTGTGACACATGGAGGCCAAGCTTTTCCATGTAGGTGGGTATCTGATTCCTAAATGTTACAAGCTACATATAGACACaaacataatatatttaatacacatatcatcaaaaaataatttgtatttgATACATTCAACTTTTATAAAGTGAAAGAGGTGAAACCTTTTTCAACATGAAGCtctatatactactaatatattcGTAACGCAATTGACGATGATGTTTATATCTTTCCAGCCCATAAAGAGGGTCTGGACAAACTAATTATGTTAAATCACATTGACTTTTACAAACTGCCAAAATTTCACCAGCGACCATATATGATGAAGTTTAATGGAAAAATAGCCACTCTAGTAAAAGTATATCgtccatcaaaattttcaatccatttttctctcttgaaAAACTAGTAAAAGTATCACATCAGTCTCCTTATGATTTACTCCTACTTACTCCTATTACTTATTGGGTCATTGGTTCGGTcaattgtcccattttttaattagataaTTGAGATTATAAGTACCACGTCATTGGTTCGATCAATTGTATCCATGTTTTCTAGGTATATAGAATATTTACATTAGTATCTAATTCATTGATcttgtatttaaaaatttctacTAATACTTTAAAGTTTATTGTCtaatatatgcattttattgTTCAACCGTCTGATTTTTTGTGTAGAGTTCGGTTACGAAAAAAGTAAAGTTTAACTTGCTTAATGCATATTTGTGCTCACTCTTATTCATGTTTCTATTTGAAAAATAGTAATGCTAGAGTTCATGAACAATATCAAACGAgaaaaacacatatatatcCTTCTAATCATTAAGATATCTTCGAGATTTCAAGCTTAAAGAGATGGAGTAAATCTCAATCATCGtatgaataatattattggaaAATGTTTGTATTAGTAATTTCAAAGGCTTAGAGCCTTAGCTgctattagtatatttttcttatattatactccatccgtccgcgaataggagtctctttttccattttagtctgtccgcgaataagaatcccggttcacttttaccataaatggtaatatgaTCCCATCTTctattaactcatttcactcatatttcatttaaaactaatatatagaaatgagactcctatttaactaatattttttcatccacctttttttaacatttttaaaaacctCATGTCAGCAAAAAATTGGGACTTCTAATAACAGATAGAGAGAGTAgttatcatattattatgttaCCATAACCATAATATGATCATGATAAAAAAGACAATAaactaaaagagaaaataataccAGGAGTTATAAATGGCAGTCAtaacatattatattaattatttagtggACATAATAAGTCGAAATCAAATGATATGAGAGGATAATAGAATTTTGGTCAATTTTGCCTGCTTAATAGATGCAGTTGCGTCCGCACATATGgatgtgagagagaaagatgagATCGTGGGGCGAGTTATCGTTTAAGAGATGAGATCGTGGGGCGAGTTATcgttgagagagaaagagagattgCGCGCGATGATTTAATGAGGAGCCAAATAAAAAAGTTGTCAGTGTCAGAGTTAGCGCTTTCGATTATTGAAactaaagaaatgaaaagcGAGGGATTTGGGGAAAGTGGCATTTCGATTACGCCATTAATGCATCGAGTGGTCCCCACAATTCCCATTCACCCAACAATCAACACCCGCTTCTGCGTCACGTgctattctttttaattttctctttttttttatactctatTGTCCATTAAAATTAgacgcatttttttttaattttggttattcactactaaaaatatactatgttccattagaaatgaaacgttttcctttttatctgtcccattaaaaataaaacatttttaaaaatggaaacaatactttctttattttttcttctctcttactttaccctctctttattaactcacaaaacaacactatataaaatccggtgccaaaaaacaaatattgcatatttaatgggacggagggagtatttattttatttaataagtgGACGTCACATACTCCAATCACACCATTGACTAATTACATTCATATtcaactattaaattaatattaaaaatgagagTTGTATTNNNNNNNNNNNNNNNNNNNNNNNNNNNNNNNNNNNNNNNNNNNNNNNNNNNNNNNNNNNNNNNNNNNNNNNNNNNNNNNNNNNNNNNNNNNNNNNNNNNNAGAGTTGTAttccatttaatattttctatcattttttttataaagttaaacaattttgTAAAACTCCTAACGAGTCAAAATGAGTCTTTAAAAAATGGACGGATACGGATGAaatattctttaattaaactaattaatcaaattgCCAACTAATAGATTCCTTCTTAAATATTGCATAAACATACCAGCTTAATAAGTATTCCCTTCGTTCCTAGGTGAATGTTACATTTGGATAAtggtacgggttttaagagttgttgttttgtgtgtttagGATTAAGTGGTAagataatactctctccgtccctaAAGAATATATACTTTGAGATTACTcagattttaatacaaaattgatagagtaagagagatgtagagagaaaaagtaattaaagtattgttagtgaagaatgGGTCTTATCTTATTAGAGATGAAagagttttcaaaattgaaagtgtatatttttgtgggatggaataaaaaggaaataatgcaaattattatgggacgaagggagtatatattttatgttattttatgtgttaatcAGACCAATGAATTTCGGATCAGCTACTCAttgttagtagtatttttttaatgcatgaACATTCTTGGCCACGGTGAAGTTAATAAGAcattactatttatttttgaggAAACGAAGCATATTGctgatttgatattttaggGCCCAAAAGCCCAATACAACAACGTACGTGGAAATGGTAAGACATGgacaaaatcaagaaaggaATTAAATTCGAATATAGTTAAGTGAGAATATCCCATATTAACTCAAACTTTAAAGTTTACATTTTCTGTATACACGTTCACTAAATCTCGACCAGTAAATTTGATTTGGacatgtaaattttaattttgctagTGTCacaaataaatgttttgttgaatttttaataatattttaaaaaccaGACAGATAAGTAAAATCGACAATGATATTGGGTCATGGTTCAATAAGTCAGATTCAAACTAAATACTTATTAGATTGATTATTGGATTTGAAGAtctaataggagtaatatatagACACTTTAAAAGCAAGATGATAACAATGTAATATTCCATGTTTTTCAGATGTAATCTAAAATTTCTTACACCTTTTACTTTATATGATTACATCAGGGACAGATCTATATGCTCTCAAcaaggggcaaatgccccacttcaaaaaaatttatttgtgcTATTTtgattactatttttaatttttttttttaaatacctTTATAAATGCCCCTTCTCAAAACCTTAAAATCTCTTTATATAGAATTTTGCCCCACCTATAGAGAATTTCTGGATCCGTCCCTGATTACCATAATAAATGTGATTCTTTCTTTATTGTATTATCCTTTTGTAATTCACACAAATCAACTCATCTTTATTTATGTGTTTATCGTTTCCCATTGAGCATCAAAGGATcgcttctttaatttttttgctcTTTATATTCATCAATTATCATCATATTGAAGATTGTAgagaaatagtagtagttCCGCAGGTTGTTAGACGGTTGATGAGATATAAGCGCGGGCACCTACCATCCACTATGTGCATACTAGTACTATGTTAAAAGTGGAAAAAGCTAATTTTGGATTAAACATAACTACCAAAACCGCTTAAAAAGTACTATAGtaatgtattttctttttatatattttttaaatcacatGTATACCGAACACGTCTTTGGAACGGGTGACAGAGTTTAAATCCGTGACCTTAAGGTTACCACTGCTCCGCGCTGCTAACTACGTTGTGACCCGTTTGTagttatgttttatttataaagaCAGCACTATATGAGTAGTTGTAATACCGTGAAATGTTAAATGATAAACTAATATTGATGAAGTCTCTATCTCATCTTGTGAttcaaaatcagaattaattttttatttggtagTATCATTTGTCACGGACATCTTCATTAAACTAAATTCAGGTTAGTTGTACAAGTTTACACACaacttatatatatgcatCTGCATGCGCATAAGCATGcaataaactaatataattatcagCTAATACATTGGATTGCAGAAGTTCCTTTTACCATTATATtctttagtatttttttccaatttgtCAATagaacatataattaattaattacccatatttaaatatattgaaataggggagtgatcaattgctaactcatcatttactAATTGCTAACTTCAACTAAtataaggccataggattttagaaaacgtgtggtctacaattttccacgtgtaattttcgtttttattaataaaataaaaaaagataaaaaaaaaactccaaattaggattttggatgaaaatgtcaatatagtgtttcgaaaatatcaacacaatgctttgagaatgtcaacacaatgctttaagaatgttaacccattgcttatattgacaaaTGACatgtattataatatatagtatgttgacatttctgcttgtacgaaaaaattaaaaaatttcaaatttttattttaaattttgacgtcggaacatatgcatgtaggatatcgttggaatccttatgaaattatctttaatttgatatatgttatatgaatttaaagttttgggatttattttaaaaattagttataactaaacatgtagttaattgacattaatacccatattgatattttttgaaattaatcctatggccttattgacgtttttcgttgatcgtattgacatttagggattaatgatctaagcccttaatttgaatatctaataactagtattatttaattatagttagcaattaagtaatgagttagcaatataacactcccatattataaattaatattttaagcttttttacttattaaaatttatacttttatactataacgattaataaatttacatatattaccATTCGGATCGGAATAACAGACATTCAGGAAAAAAAGACATGGTTATCATTTTAAAGGTTGTTACAATGTCTCAATCTTTCGATTTCTTACAAATTCgatcatcattttatttgcatGAGTTTGAAATTGAGATTTAGACATATATGAACGtcaaaaccaaattaattgAGGATATCTCATATCTTCTGAGTTTTGAGTGGGTTGTCTATCTTAATTCTCTACAATTCCGTATATAATTGAGATTGCAAATTAATCTGAACCATGGTTCAATTCAATCTTTGTATGATTTACTATATATTgccattaaaaatttatatcattgcattatatatataaaaagcaATGtcgaatatatatataaaaaattctcataaaaatagatctaaaaatgatatttactGTCTCAATCATATACACATACATCGAATTAATGCGTATAGTTTTGAACAAATTGCAGAAGGGAATGGGCACACATGCATATTTGTGAAGAATTTGTATGACAAGTCAAGCTAGAAAACAAaccattttttgtttatgaacAAGATATCTATCAACGGTCACCAATGACTAGTTTCTTTGCTAGTTTTTAGGCTTGTAGAAGTGGGACAATTAACCCATAGATTTAATATTGCCCTATACTCAAAAGTGAAAAATCGATCCCCTAATCTTTGATTAAGAATGTGTGAGTCTCTACCACTCAACTAGACCCTTGGATTAGAAagcacatcattttatttgttggatAAACTCCAAATTATACGACTATTCATAAGAATCATAACCATAGCTTTTCACATGGTTGACAATACGACTCTATTCGATGTCGTTTTGGAGCTCGTGAACTCAATCTCCTTATTTCAATGATGGCTTTTTCTAGTTTCGCATGCCTCATAAAATTGGTTAGTTGAGGATTTGAAATCATgatttttggaaataaatcaagaatGATGTTTGGAGAGAATATTAGAGACATCCTATAATAACATTATCTATGATCCAACCAAGTACCAACAACATATGTAAGCTACTAATAAGTATGAAGTATGAACTAATCtttaaacacataaacacCATTGcataattttacataattttatttttactgaAATTGAAATGTGTAGTTGCTTTCTTATCGTGATACATGCATGATTGTTACAAATAATGAACTAATTAATAGGGTATTAGTTACGGATGATATCAGGAAAAAACCtacttcaaattaaaatagaaagtcaAGGCatgatttataaataatatgaaaataataaaaatttgtattgCTTCCCTACTTTGTATTGCTCATAGAAAAGCTGATTCTTGGTCAATAGTTAGGATTTGCTTTTCCAGCCAAATCCCTGGGTTATATAAAGCGACTATATAAACCAGAAATATTTACTTTGAAAGTTGACAACAAATAAATGCTTTTATTTAGTGCTTCTTCCTTTTTCACAATAGCAATAATTCAACATTAACCACttattatacattttggtacaCACAGACATGTCACATGAacaaattactttttttattcattactTCTTGtcttgttatttaatttacttactTTACTTACCTAATTACTTCACTACGTGACATTAATGACAATAATTCGTTTGCTGTCAGTTGAAGTAAATGCCGTTAATTTGTTGAGATTTGTGACATATTCGACGAATTCAATGAATTAAACTATAGTTCCTTTCATATATCAGATCCAAAGGGTTTAATTCTCTTGTAATTTATCAgactcaattaaaatagaaattgaaaaagcaAGCACTGCCGCTTTGGACCGCCTTTACTCAGGCCGTGATTGATGGCAAATACATTTCTCATATATTAACTGtattttttggaaataatatcccatatgaataaaagtaataataaacatatttattaatttatttttcggGAGAGGGAACAATAAATAGCATTGAAGCCCACACTTTTCGTCCCATACTCCTACCTTAAGCAAGCCTCACAAGAtatatctttcttttttatgcagtactctctccgtcccataaaagttgagtcgtattcctttttaatccgtcccaataaagttgagtcattttcttttttaacaaaatacaaaacatctaatcactcttactttattccattatttactttactctctcttatctttcctacttttttcatctctcctatttatttaatataaattcttaatctccgtgcccaaaagttttgtctcaacttttatgggatggagggagtacatatttatttttaaaattcacaatttataTTACTAGTACTGTATTATATaggtaaagtaaaaataattgtatacAAATTTCCAATTCGACTCACTCAACACGCCCAACCCCAacttcacttttctttaaCATTCAACTACCAacccaaaaaaacaaacattatttCAAGAATCAACTTAAGCAAAGTTCATTATAGTCTTTTCATAAATAGGCTGCCTTTAACCAAAGTTTGAAACATACTCATTTTTCTCCACACACACTTGCTCCAATGGATTGGTTCTCATGGCTCTCAAAAACAGGGCTCGAGCCCACCCTCGTCTACGAGTACGGCCTCTCGTTCGCTCGAAACGAGCTCGAGGAAGGCGACATCTCCTATCTCAACCACGAGTTCCTCCAGAGCATGGGGATCTCGATAGCCAAACACCGCCTCGAGATCCTCAAGCTCGCGAGGAAGGAAAGCGGGAGGCCGGTATCCCGGATCCTCATCGCCATCAAGAGGACCAAGAGGTGCTTCTCCAAGTACCTCCGCCCGCCGTGGGCCCGGGCCCGCGACGACTCTGCCCTGGCGCTTGTTCCCCTGCGCAGCAGCTACAGCGCCCGATGGAAGGGCGGTGCGCTGCTGAGGAGGAACAAGAGGATGGCACTGGCCAGCAGGAGCGGGAACCTGCAGGTTGGTGGCAGGGCGCCGCTCCTGCTGACCAATGGGAGCCCCATGTTGTTCCACAGCTCGAGAATCGATAGCTTCTCGAGCCCGTGGACGAGCGATCTCCCCCCTGAGACCGAGGAGGGAGATcggaaggaggaggagggagaGGATTGTGATGAGTATTGGTCCCCTGCAGTTGAAGATATCAAGTGGGATGCCATGTTTCAGAACTTGAAACCTACTTGAAATTAACGGT
The genomic region above belongs to Salvia hispanica cultivar TCC Black 2014 chromosome 3, UniMelb_Shisp_WGS_1.0, whole genome shotgun sequence and contains:
- the LOC125212844 gene encoding uncharacterized protein LOC125212844; this encodes MDWFSWLSKTGLEPTLVYEYGLSFARNELEEGDISYLNHEFLQSMGISIAKHRLEILKLARKESGRPVSRILIAIKRTKRCFSKYLRPPWARARDDSALALVPLRSSYSARWKGGALLRRNKRMALASRSGNLQVGGRAPLLLTNGSPMLFHSSRIDSFSSPWTSDLPPETEEGDRKEEEGEDCDEYWSPAVEDIKWDAMFQNLKPT